Proteins from a single region of Argopecten irradians isolate NY chromosome 7, Ai_NY, whole genome shotgun sequence:
- the LOC138328137 gene encoding telomeric repeat-binding factor 2-interacting protein 1-like isoform X2 yields MAAEKKLKTYNRFLFTNDNGEPLIFYMRPCAKKIEIRPLVEDGGGGMTSKVSRKCIKLAVESDQISSEGYVSIKYILDCVEKDTLLELDDYRLKPKKASADQSFVDVVDDLSPATKIERSEALALGRQKYSLMDDLAILKFFDKKRDLISKCSGLKIWHDMSLQIVTDHSAESMKDRFRKRILPNIDSYDVSSELKFLLTKNKKYLKESDHRKEGNQKTGEETTTENIQNQKSCSRKNPLGQLTTAFNKRDSFDQFLLEKCGSSKESGNKSEKDNSPDKKGNNSEMCNSPRRVRVVLEDLYPKSDKGHSSPVKQTINGSPSEKEARAANHVQLKQKPQPQCDKSDSSENSENLLGERLKNPQAPNTDNCPRKSDEIDENKEYEQRKRKIADVNHKQGPSKSLKKRPKTSHANVIEAENDPGLAKKSPRKNLPLTRRNVAKSSQQNRSFNRAERLEYVMDKFLENQDDEVAPQENIVNNSEDVESDEKEEEKDEVEEWEVEEASELVEDLMQEYNLTTDQVLHALFINNGSALDTMSWIETGLNMSNLPPWDHRDDDRLMSGDPQSFEILRNKYGLKQVNNRLLFLEGL; encoded by the exons ATGGCGGCAGAAAAGAAACTGAAAACGTACAACAGGTTCTTGTTCACCAATGATAACGGTGAACCTCTCATATTCTACATGAGACCATGCGCCAAAAAGATCGAAATCAGGCCCTTAGTAGAG GACGGAGGAGGAGGAATGACCTCTAAAGTGTCAAGGAAATGCATTAA ATTAGCTGTAGAGTCAGACCAGATCTCCTCGGAGGGTTACGTGTCTATTAAGTACATTCTGGATTGTGTAGAGAAAGATACGCTGTTGGAACTGGATGATTACAG ACTGAAACCAAAGAAAGCGAGTGCTGATCAGAGTTTTGTTGATGTTGTGGATGACCTTAGTCCAGCCACCAAGATAGAGCGCTCAGAGGCACTCGCTTTAGG GCGTCAAAAATATTCCCTGATGGATGATTTGGCTATTCTGAAGTTTTTTGACAAGAAAAGAGATCTGATTTCTAAGTGCAGTGGTCTGAAGATTTGGCATGACATGAGTTTACAAATA GTGACAGATCACTCAGCTGAGTCTATGAAGGACAGATTTAGGAAGAGAATCCTACCAAACATTGATTCATATGATGTATCAAGCGAGCTCAAGTTTCTGTTGACAAAGaacaaaaaatatcttaaag AGTCAGATCACCGAAAAGAAGGAAACCAGAAGACAGGTGAAGAAACTACCACagaaaatattcaaaaccaGAAATCGTGTTCAAGGAAAAATCCACTGGGACAGTTGACAACGGCGTTCAATAAAAGAGATTCTTTTGATCAATTTTTGTTGGAAAAGTGTGGCAGTTCTAAGGAAAGTGGAAATAAGTCTGAAAAGGACAATAGCCCTGAtaaaaagggaaataactctgaaaTGTGTAACAGTCCTCGGAGGGTTAGAGTAGTATTGGAGGATTTGTACCCAAAATCTGATAAAGGTCACTCTTCACCTGTTAAACAAACTATAAATGGTTCTCCATCAGAAAAGGAAGCTAGAGCAGCAAATCATGTACAATTAAAGCAGAAACCACAGCCTCAATGTGATAAATCTGATAGCAGTGAAAATTCAGAAAACCTTCTTGGAGAAAGGTTAAAAAATCCACAAGCTCCAAACACAGACAATTGTCCCAGGAAGTCAGatgaaattgatgaaaataaggAGTATGAGcaaagaaaaaggaaaattgCTGATGTCAACCATAAGCAAGGCCCCAGCAAGAGTTTAAAGAAAAGGCCTAAAACAAGTCATGCTAATGTG ATTGAAGCAGAAAATGATCCAGGCTTAGCAAAGAAGAGTCCAAGAAAAAATCTGCCCTTGACAAGGAGAAATGTGGCAAAATCTTCTCAACAAAATCGTTCATTTAATAGAG CTGAAAGGCTTGAGTATGTCATGGATAAGTTTTTAGAAAACCAAGACG ATGAAGTTGCTCCCCAAGAAAACATTGTCAATAATTCAGAGGATGTAGAAAGCGATGAaaaggaagaagaaaaagatgAAGTAGAAGAATGGGAAGTGGAAGAAGCTAGTGAATTAGTTGAG GACTTGATGCAGGAATACAACCTTACTACCGATCAGGTTCTGCATGCCTTGTTCATCAACAATGGCTCAGCACTGGATACGATGAGCTGGATAGAGACTGGCCTCAATATGTCAA ATTTGCCCCCATGGGATCACCGAGATGATGACCGACTAATGTCAGGGGATCCGCAATCCTTCGAAATACTCAGGAACAAATATGGTTTAAAGCAAGTCAATAATAGGTTACTATTTCTGGAGGGGTTGTGA
- the LOC138328137 gene encoding telomeric repeat-binding factor 2-interacting protein 1-like isoform X1: MAAEKKLKTYNRFLFTNDNGEPLIFYMRPCAKKIEIRPLVEDGGGGMTSKVSRKCIKLAVESDQISSEGYVSIKYILDCVEKDTLLELDDYRLKPKKASADQSFVDVVDDLSPATKIERSEALALGRQKYSLMDDLAILKFFDKKRDLISKCSGLKIWHDMSLQIVTDHSAESMKDRFRKRILPNIDSYDVSSELKFLLTKNKKYLKESDHRKEGNQKTGEETTTENIQNQKSCSRKNPLGQLTTAFNKRDSFDQFLLEKCGSSKESGNKSEKDNSPDKKGNNSEMCNSPRRVRVVLEDLYPKSDKGHSSPVKQTINGSPSEKEARAANHVQLKQKPQPQCDKSDSSENSENLLGERLKNPQAPNTDNCPRKSDEIDENKEYEQRKRKIADVNHKQGPSKSLKKRPKTSHANVIEAENDPGLAKKSPRKNLPLTRRNVAKSSQQNRSFNRAERLEYVMDKFLENQDGKIFQLQYLDEVAPQENIVNNSEDVESDEKEEEKDEVEEWEVEEASELVEDLMQEYNLTTDQVLHALFINNGSALDTMSWIETGLNMSNLPPWDHRDDDRLMSGDPQSFEILRNKYGLKQVNNRLLFLEGL; encoded by the exons ATGGCGGCAGAAAAGAAACTGAAAACGTACAACAGGTTCTTGTTCACCAATGATAACGGTGAACCTCTCATATTCTACATGAGACCATGCGCCAAAAAGATCGAAATCAGGCCCTTAGTAGAG GACGGAGGAGGAGGAATGACCTCTAAAGTGTCAAGGAAATGCATTAA ATTAGCTGTAGAGTCAGACCAGATCTCCTCGGAGGGTTACGTGTCTATTAAGTACATTCTGGATTGTGTAGAGAAAGATACGCTGTTGGAACTGGATGATTACAG ACTGAAACCAAAGAAAGCGAGTGCTGATCAGAGTTTTGTTGATGTTGTGGATGACCTTAGTCCAGCCACCAAGATAGAGCGCTCAGAGGCACTCGCTTTAGG GCGTCAAAAATATTCCCTGATGGATGATTTGGCTATTCTGAAGTTTTTTGACAAGAAAAGAGATCTGATTTCTAAGTGCAGTGGTCTGAAGATTTGGCATGACATGAGTTTACAAATA GTGACAGATCACTCAGCTGAGTCTATGAAGGACAGATTTAGGAAGAGAATCCTACCAAACATTGATTCATATGATGTATCAAGCGAGCTCAAGTTTCTGTTGACAAAGaacaaaaaatatcttaaag AGTCAGATCACCGAAAAGAAGGAAACCAGAAGACAGGTGAAGAAACTACCACagaaaatattcaaaaccaGAAATCGTGTTCAAGGAAAAATCCACTGGGACAGTTGACAACGGCGTTCAATAAAAGAGATTCTTTTGATCAATTTTTGTTGGAAAAGTGTGGCAGTTCTAAGGAAAGTGGAAATAAGTCTGAAAAGGACAATAGCCCTGAtaaaaagggaaataactctgaaaTGTGTAACAGTCCTCGGAGGGTTAGAGTAGTATTGGAGGATTTGTACCCAAAATCTGATAAAGGTCACTCTTCACCTGTTAAACAAACTATAAATGGTTCTCCATCAGAAAAGGAAGCTAGAGCAGCAAATCATGTACAATTAAAGCAGAAACCACAGCCTCAATGTGATAAATCTGATAGCAGTGAAAATTCAGAAAACCTTCTTGGAGAAAGGTTAAAAAATCCACAAGCTCCAAACACAGACAATTGTCCCAGGAAGTCAGatgaaattgatgaaaataaggAGTATGAGcaaagaaaaaggaaaattgCTGATGTCAACCATAAGCAAGGCCCCAGCAAGAGTTTAAAGAAAAGGCCTAAAACAAGTCATGCTAATGTG ATTGAAGCAGAAAATGATCCAGGCTTAGCAAAGAAGAGTCCAAGAAAAAATCTGCCCTTGACAAGGAGAAATGTGGCAAAATCTTCTCAACAAAATCGTTCATTTAATAGAG CTGAAAGGCTTGAGTATGTCATGGATAAGTTTTTAGAAAACCAAGACGGTAAGATTTTTCAACTGCAATATCTTG ATGAAGTTGCTCCCCAAGAAAACATTGTCAATAATTCAGAGGATGTAGAAAGCGATGAaaaggaagaagaaaaagatgAAGTAGAAGAATGGGAAGTGGAAGAAGCTAGTGAATTAGTTGAG GACTTGATGCAGGAATACAACCTTACTACCGATCAGGTTCTGCATGCCTTGTTCATCAACAATGGCTCAGCACTGGATACGATGAGCTGGATAGAGACTGGCCTCAATATGTCAA ATTTGCCCCCATGGGATCACCGAGATGATGACCGACTAATGTCAGGGGATCCGCAATCCTTCGAAATACTCAGGAACAAATATGGTTTAAAGCAAGTCAATAATAGGTTACTATTTCTGGAGGGGTTGTGA